AGGACGGCTGGAACGTCGCCGCCGTTTCCGAGCGCCTGGCCGGCGAGCCCGTAGTGCTGATCGAATGGGCCAAGCGCACGCGCGGCCTCATGGTGCGCAAGGAGCTCGGACGGCGCGTCGAGCGGCTCGCAGACGCCCGCGGCCTGCGCTTCCAGTCGCGGCAGCCCGAGGCCGGCAGCGAGCTGGTGTTGTCGGCGCTGCTGCATCGCGAGGGCATGAGCGGCGAGGATTTGCAGCGCATCCCCGCGGTCGAGCGCTCGGAGACCGATCTTGCCGCCGCCGTCGCCGCCGGACGCGCCGATGTCGGCTTCGGCCTCGAGGCGAGCGCCCGCCAATTCGGCCTCGAATTTGCGCCGGTCGTCGTCGAGCGCTTCGATCTCGTCGTCTGGCGCAAGGCCTATTTCGATCCGCCATTCCAGAAGCTCGCGCGCTTTTGCGCGGGCGCGGCGTTTCGCGAGCGCGCCGAAACGCTCGGCGGCTATGACGTCTCGCAATTCGGCGCCGTGCATTTCAACGCCGAGTGACGCGATCGGCGCCGTCACCTCGAGGAGAAGAAGATGTTCGAGTTTCCCGAAGTCCCCGACGACGCCGAGCGCGCGGCCGTCGAAGCCGCCATCACGACCTGCGTGCGCCGCTTCTACGACAAGGGCCTCGCCGATCCGCTGATCGGACCGATATTCTCCGCCATTCCCGATCTCGACGGCCATCTCGCCATCATCGCCAATTTCTGGTCGAAATCGCTGCTGCGCACCGAGCGCTACGAAGGCCATCCCTTCGCGGTCCATATCAATCTGCCGATCGAGCCGCAGCATTTCACGCGCTGGCTGGAGCTGTTCGTCGAGACTGCGCGCGAGACGCTGCCGGCGACTCAGGCCGAGCAGGCGGCAGCCAAGGCGACGCATATGGCGCAATGCTTCCAGGGCGGGCTCTTTCCCTTCACCGACGCCGACGGCCGTCCATCGCGCCATCCAGCGTGAGCTGAGCCGTCTGGACCCGCGACGGCGCATCGGCTGTTCCAACTCGCCTTGTTCATTGCGCGCCGCCGGTTATATTCCGCGGAGCAGCACGGCTTTCGCCGCAATGCACAAGACGACAGGAAACCGCCTATGCTTCTGAACTCCGATGAAGAAGTGGGATTGGGCGCCGCATTCCGCCGCCAGCGGCGCGTGCTGCTCGCGCTGATGCTCCGCAACATGCGCACTCGCTTCTTCGGCAGCGGCCTCGGCTTTCTACTGGCGATCGCCTGGCCCATGACGCACATCACCGCCTTCGTCGCGGTCTCGGTTTTTCGCGGCCGCCAGGCGCCCATCGGCGAAAGCGCCGCGCTGTTCTACGCCACCGGCGCGGCGACCTTCCAGGCTTTCAGCTATCTCGCCAATTTTACGATGCGCTCGATAAGTTCGTCGCGGCCGCTGCTCGGCTTTCCTTCTGTCAAACTGCTCGACGCCATGTTCGCCGCCTCGCTGCTCGAGATTCTCTCCTGCTGCACGGTGACGCTGATTGTCCTCGTCATTGGCGCATCCCTCGGCATCGACGTCATGCCCCGCAATATAGAGGAGGCCTTCTGCGCCTATGGCTCGGCGATTCTGCTCGGCATCGGAATCGGAATGCTCAACTCCATTATGGTGATGGTGGTGCCGATGTGGATGGTGATTTTCGGCCTCGCCCGCATCACCCTCTACGTCAGCTCGGGCGTGCTCTTTTTGCCCGACAAGCTGCCCGAGCCGCTGCGCAGCCTGATGGGCTATAATCCGCTCGCGCAATCGCTCGAATGGATGCGCTCGGCCTATTATGAAGGCATCGGCGTTGGATTTCTCGACAAGCCCTATGTGCTGAAATTCGGCGTCGGGGCGATCTTCCTCGGCCTCGTGTGCGAGCGCTTCATGCGCGGCTATCTGTTGCGCTGATCGCCCGAACGCCGCGCGGCGGTCAATCGATCGCCGCCTCGATCGCCCGCGCCAGCGCGCCGAGCCGCTGCTCGATCAGCGCGGGCGTCTCGCAGACATAAGCGAGCGCGTTGCGGCGCTCGTCGAACACGCGCAAATCCCATTGCAGCGATTCGCTCGCTCGGCTCACCTTCTGCGCATCCTGCGGCGTCTTGTCCTGCTCGGCGCGCAGCGCTTCGCTCTCATCGCGCAGCTTTTCGGCGAGCTGCCGTTGCTTCGCGCCATAGCGCTCGAGCCCGTCGATCACCTCGCGGCGCTCCGCCTCGAGCCGCTCATAGACGCCGGCGAACAGGGCCGTCAGCCGCTCCTTGCGCTTGTCGCCCGCCGCGGCCGCGAATGTCTCGACGACCTTCTGCGCCTCCTCGACGGGCGTGCGCCGCGCGCTGATCCGCGCCGCGAGCTCGCCGAGCGCTAAATCCTCCCGCAGCCGCTGCTTCGCCGCATCGTCGATGGCGGGGCCGGTCCATACTCCAGCGACGGCGACGCTCGGCACCTTCACCTGCCGGCAGGGCCAGTCGCCGCTCGGCCGAGGTTGCGCCACGCTCGGAGCCGCGAGGCCGAGCAGCGCGCTGGCCGCGACGATGATGATCGGTTTCATGGGGGACCCGTCTCTCGCGGCTCGCTGCGGCGAGCCGAGCCGTCGAATAGAACCAAGCCGCGCCGCTGGCAACGCGCCGATCTCGCCCGGTCAGAAGGAGCGGCGGCCGCGGCCCTCGCGCTCGAGACAGCGCTTGAACGCGGGAAGATGGCGGCTGCGCGAGGCCGCCTGCAGGCGCTCCATCACCAGCCTGGCCTGCGGGTCGGTCACGCGATCGAGCAGGCGCTCATATAATGCGTCATTATCGATCTCGGCCCGCACCGCGTCGGCGCAGGCGTTGGCGATCGACAGCGGCGCGTCGACGCGACCGTCCCAACGATCCTTCGGCGGGGTTGCGCCAAGGCGCCGAAACTGCGCGAGAAGCGCGGCCACATGCCGCTCTTCGGCTTCGACGATATTCGCGAATGGGGGCGTCGGCCCGAAGCGTTCGATGACCTTGCGATAAGTCGCGCGCGCCTTGAACGCGTCGTCCAGGGCGTCCGCCAGGGCTTCGATCGTTTGTGTGTCGGTCACGGAAATCCTCCCCGATATCTCTTTCGAGAGATGGGAACGCTCCGTCCTTCCGCGCAGGAGCCGCCACGCGGCTCGAAACATCGCGGACGCGGCGAAGCGACGCGGGCCCCGCCGATCGCCGTCTCGCGGGCTCGCTTAGGCTTCCTGAGCCTTGACCTTCAGCACCTGACGGCCGCGATACATGCCGGTCTTCAGGTCGATATGGTGCGGACGGCGCAGCTCGCCCGAATCCTTGTCCTCGACATAGGTCGGCGCCTTGACGGCGTCGGCGGAGCGGCGGAAACCGCGCTTCATCGGCGAGGTTTTTCTCTTCGGAACGGCCATAGTGTCTCGATCTCCAGCTCCCCGCGCGGCGGCGGGGCGAAACTCGGTTGGGGGCGCATACACGAAATCGACGCGGCTGGCTAGAGCGCGCTCCGATCCGATCGAGTCGATCAGGCGCAGGACGACAGCCCATTGCCCCCGTCCCGACCCAATGTGCGGCCGTAGAGGAATTGTCAACCTGGATTCGATGCCCCGGGCTCGGACACAGAGCTCCGAGTCCAGGTCAGCAATTCCCCTACAGCCGCGTCATGACCGCGCTTGTCGCGGGCGCCGAGCCGAGACATTGCGACATACGAGGAGATGAGGCGGCGTCATCGACCCGAATTCGGAGCTTTGGACTCGAATTGATAGCCTCGCCTTTTCCGCGACTGAGAACCGCAGAGGCCGCGCGATCGGATCGCGGTTTCTTCTCGACCGGCGCGGCCGGCGGACATGGCGCCGACCACCAATGGGCTGAAATCATGCGATGCTCACTTCACTTCGAACAGCTCGTCGATCGGCACGCCCAGCGCGGTGACGAGACGATTGGTCTCCGACGCCATGCCGACGACGGCGATAAGCTCGTGGAACTCGGCCTCGGTCATGCCTTTCGCGCGCGCGCTCGCCGTATGCGAATGAATGCAATAGGGGCAGGAATGCGCGATCGAGACGGCGATATAGATCATCTCCTTGATCTTCGGATCGAGCGCGCCCGGCCCCATCACCGCCTTGATGCTCTCCCATGTGCGCTTCAAGGTGACGGGATTATGCGCGAGGGCGCGCCAGAAATTATTGACGA
The sequence above is a segment of the Methylosinus trichosporium OB3b genome. Coding sequences within it:
- a CDS encoding helix-turn-helix transcriptional regulator, translated to MSDFLTTRELAALLRVKERKVYDLAAEGALPVRRVTGKLLFPRGEIEDWLAAKGRGAARGERPLIVAGGHDPLLEWALRESRSGIAAFLDGALDGLERAATSGCIAAGLHIPEPGEDGWNVAAVSERLAGEPVVLIEWAKRTRGLMVRKELGRRVERLADARGLRFQSRQPEAGSELVLSALLHREGMSGEDLQRIPAVERSETDLAAAVAAGRADVGFGLEASARQFGLEFAPVVVERFDLVVWRKAYFDPPFQKLARFCAGAAFRERAETLGGYDVSQFGAVHFNAE
- a CDS encoding group III truncated hemoglobin, with protein sequence MFEFPEVPDDAERAAVEAAITTCVRRFYDKGLADPLIGPIFSAIPDLDGHLAIIANFWSKSLLRTERYEGHPFAVHINLPIEPQHFTRWLELFVETARETLPATQAEQAAAKATHMAQCFQGGLFPFTDADGRPSRHPA
- a CDS encoding ABC transporter permease, with product MLLNSDEEVGLGAAFRRQRRVLLALMLRNMRTRFFGSGLGFLLAIAWPMTHITAFVAVSVFRGRQAPIGESAALFYATGAATFQAFSYLANFTMRSISSSRPLLGFPSVKLLDAMFAASLLEILSCCTVTLIVLVIGASLGIDVMPRNIEEAFCAYGSAILLGIGIGMLNSIMVMVVPMWMVIFGLARITLYVSSGVLFLPDKLPEPLRSLMGYNPLAQSLEWMRSAYYEGIGVGFLDKPYVLKFGVGAIFLGLVCERFMRGYLLR
- a CDS encoding ferritin-like domain-containing protein, with product MTDTQTIEALADALDDAFKARATYRKVIERFGPTPPFANIVEAEERHVAALLAQFRRLGATPPKDRWDGRVDAPLSIANACADAVRAEIDNDALYERLLDRVTDPQARLVMERLQAASRSRHLPAFKRCLEREGRGRRSF
- the rpmF gene encoding 50S ribosomal protein L32: MAVPKRKTSPMKRGFRRSADAVKAPTYVEDKDSGELRRPHHIDLKTGMYRGRQVLKVKAQEA
- a CDS encoding carboxymuconolactone decarboxylase family protein, translating into MSTVRLLSDEELSEEARAVFADIRATRNSDFVNNFWRALAHNPVTLKRTWESIKAVMGPGALDPKIKEMIYIAVSIAHSCPYCIHSHTASARAKGMTEAEFHELIAVVGMASETNRLVTALGVPIDELFEVK